Proteins from a single region of Chryseobacterium sp. W4I1:
- a CDS encoding T9SS type A sorting domain-containing protein — protein MKKLSTLLLSFTAPFFFAQQAGDLVNVEQKLDLTPQGVVSFIANSLGDQNAPDFVSYLNGFNVGLKGYKITYYTKNEKNVLVKATGLLMYPNLNFKLSTVVSDHGTTDSRDNVPSNFKGALTAGFVVELSYVLNGYILMAPDYVGMGSGDGVHPYVDAATEAGATIDFVTAANKVLAQQGIKRYDEYFLAGYSQGAHAAMSTLKSLNTSNPTNLKFKYAYLGDGPYDFSGVTLNKGVLEKDFYPFTSFLANVLHTCNNTGYKTYNTSISEVISPEYLDKYNYHVIQDNGGLLWGPVIWRNLFTQNFVNDVTNNPNNNLRRCMKPKDVYDWYNKTPMTLGHSSVDLAIPPENTTKTIDVQRGYYAWWDLNKYKLESLFWGPLGHVGGILPFTLASNAKFNTLRSGGLLNQWAILTSKQQGGKSLSEINPLYSSQLKPDLGNMQLIAITDFNQEKAVSKSGTERSLSTLKDGVYLLKVQENNNDKMIPYIKNTPIEVPENEIIQSEINGVLKLKLPQDELIAVNIFDENKNLLKTVSQEQYASNGGIDIKDIDNQSNTFEIVTPFYNLQFKKSLTGHSLASKSEIFTQNRQILAKADNGIKSISIYSISGALILHEEINKPEFESKSLEPGIYVVQMVGTDGKTVSKKVKL, from the coding sequence ATGAAAAAATTATCTACACTTTTATTAAGTTTTACCGCTCCGTTCTTTTTTGCCCAACAGGCAGGAGATCTTGTAAATGTTGAACAAAAACTGGATTTAACCCCACAGGGCGTTGTTAGTTTCATCGCCAACAGTCTTGGTGACCAGAATGCTCCGGATTTCGTTAGCTATCTTAACGGGTTCAATGTGGGTCTTAAAGGCTATAAAATTACTTATTACACTAAAAACGAAAAGAATGTCTTAGTAAAAGCCACAGGATTACTGATGTATCCCAACCTTAATTTCAAGCTTTCTACTGTAGTATCTGACCACGGAACTACGGATAGCAGAGATAATGTACCTTCCAACTTTAAAGGAGCTTTAACCGCCGGATTTGTAGTGGAACTTTCATATGTGCTCAATGGTTACATTCTGATGGCTCCCGATTATGTAGGAATGGGAAGCGGAGACGGGGTTCACCCTTACGTAGATGCTGCTACAGAAGCCGGTGCCACCATAGACTTTGTAACAGCAGCCAATAAAGTCCTGGCTCAGCAAGGCATAAAACGTTACGATGAATATTTCCTGGCAGGCTATTCGCAAGGTGCCCACGCCGCCATGTCAACTTTAAAAAGTCTCAATACCTCCAACCCCACCAATCTGAAATTCAAATATGCTTATCTGGGAGACGGACCTTATGATTTTTCAGGAGTAACTTTGAACAAAGGGGTTCTGGAAAAGGATTTTTATCCGTTCACCTCTTTCCTGGCTAATGTTCTGCATACCTGTAACAATACAGGCTATAAAACCTACAATACCAGCATTTCGGAAGTTATTTCACCCGAATACCTGGATAAATATAATTATCATGTAATTCAGGATAATGGAGGTCTTCTTTGGGGACCCGTGATCTGGAGAAATCTTTTCACCCAGAATTTTGTTAATGACGTCACTAATAATCCTAATAATAATCTCAGACGATGTATGAAGCCTAAGGATGTATATGATTGGTACAACAAAACACCAATGACTTTAGGGCATTCTTCAGTGGACCTGGCTATACCACCTGAAAACACTACTAAAACCATTGATGTACAACGGGGTTATTATGCGTGGTGGGATCTGAACAAATATAAGCTGGAATCATTATTCTGGGGACCTTTAGGACATGTAGGAGGAATTCTTCCATTTACTCTTGCTTCTAATGCAAAATTTAACACTCTTAGAAGCGGCGGTCTTTTGAACCAGTGGGCAATACTAACTTCAAAACAACAAGGAGGAAAAAGCCTTTCTGAAATTAATCCGCTTTATTCTTCTCAATTAAAACCGGATCTGGGCAATATGCAACTGATTGCAATTACCGACTTCAATCAGGAGAAAGCAGTAAGTAAATCAGGAACAGAAAGGAGCTTATCAACCTTAAAAGACGGTGTCTATCTTTTGAAAGTACAGGAAAATAATAATGATAAAATGATTCCTTATATTAAAAATACGCCGATAGAAGTTCCAGAGAATGAGATTATACAGTCTGAAATAAATGGTGTTCTAAAACTGAAGCTTCCACAGGATGAACTGATTGCTGTCAATATTTTTGATGAAAATAAAAACCTGCTAAAAACTGTATCTCAGGAACAATATGCATCCAACGGAGGAATTGACATAAAAGATATTGATAATCAAAGTAATACCTTTGAAATCGTTACTCCATTTTATAATCTGCAGTTCAAGAAATCGCTGACAGGCCACTCATTAGCTAGTAAATCTGAAATATTTACACAAAACCGCCAGATCTTAGCGAAAGCAGATAACGGTATTAAAAGCATCAGCATCTACAGTATTTCCGGTGCATTGATTCTTCACGAGGAAATCAATAAGCCAGAATTTGAATCTAAAAGTTTGGAACCGGGGATTTATGTGGTCCAGATGGTTGGTACTGACGGAAAAACAGTGAGTAAAAAAGTAAAACTATAA
- a CDS encoding RagB/SusD family nutrient uptake outer membrane protein, translating to MKNKRLIYKSISVLMLTGMSFGAVSCNDSNLEDVKNTGTFDTDNYFKNEEQSFSGLIAVYDMLRKYSGGFENEVTFFNAASDDFYSGGGSSTDGAGIQGFSNYTINAVIMPPSYWKDYYQGIAKANLLLERIPNADMDDQKRKRFIAEAKVLRSLYYFELVRIFGNIPMILKPIQFNDDYYNIKQEDPKVIYNQIETDILASINDLPVSIPSGNKAETGRITQGSARAILGKIYLYDKKNALAAEQLQMVNGIPGQANQYGYQLVQNFADLWKVSNKFTTESILEVMHTNTGNSVWDFWGQGKDEGNSINVMLGIISYGRNTNIPNNDAPSIYSGWGFNPVTDDLFNFMQNDPRLDATIFNAKKLKAENKIVYSPGYKDSGYFLNKYLPRTSDVTTGGGNAELNFQQNYIAIRLADTYLMEAEALGGSGARAQVLLDAVRSRVGLSSIPATLQAVKDERRRELAGEGHRWFDLVRWGDAPAKLATRGFKSGKNEVLPIPFNELTNTALKQNPGY from the coding sequence ATGAAAAACAAAAGACTTATCTATAAAAGCATATCTGTTTTAATGCTTACCGGAATGAGTTTCGGGGCTGTTTCCTGTAACGACAGTAATCTTGAAGATGTAAAAAATACAGGGACATTCGATACAGACAATTATTTTAAAAATGAAGAGCAGTCTTTCAGCGGTCTTATTGCTGTTTACGATATGCTTAGGAAATATTCAGGTGGATTTGAGAATGAAGTGACCTTTTTCAACGCTGCATCAGATGACTTTTATTCTGGTGGAGGGAGCTCTACAGATGGAGCAGGAATCCAGGGATTCTCAAATTATACGATTAATGCCGTAATCATGCCTCCAAGCTACTGGAAAGATTATTATCAGGGAATTGCAAAAGCTAACCTTTTATTAGAAAGAATTCCAAATGCTGATATGGATGATCAGAAAAGAAAAAGATTTATTGCAGAAGCTAAAGTTCTAAGATCCCTATATTACTTTGAGCTCGTAAGGATATTTGGGAACATACCAATGATATTAAAGCCCATCCAGTTTAATGATGATTATTATAATATTAAACAGGAAGATCCTAAAGTAATATATAACCAGATAGAAACTGATATTCTAGCTTCTATAAATGATTTACCTGTCTCCATTCCCTCAGGAAATAAAGCGGAAACAGGAAGAATTACGCAAGGTTCGGCAAGAGCTATTTTAGGAAAAATCTATCTTTATGACAAAAAAAATGCTTTAGCAGCAGAGCAGTTGCAGATGGTCAACGGGATTCCAGGACAGGCCAATCAGTACGGATATCAACTGGTTCAGAATTTTGCAGATTTATGGAAAGTAAGCAATAAATTTACAACAGAATCTATTCTTGAAGTAATGCATACGAATACAGGTAATTCTGTGTGGGATTTTTGGGGACAAGGTAAAGATGAGGGAAATTCAATTAACGTAATGTTGGGAATTATATCATACGGACGTAATACCAATATACCTAACAACGATGCACCAAGTATCTATTCGGGTTGGGGCTTCAATCCGGTAACGGATGATCTCTTTAATTTTATGCAGAACGACCCACGACTTGATGCCACCATCTTCAATGCTAAAAAATTAAAGGCAGAAAATAAGATTGTATATTCTCCGGGCTATAAAGATTCTGGATATTTCCTCAATAAATACCTTCCGAGAACAAGTGATGTGACAACCGGTGGAGGTAATGCTGAGTTGAACTTTCAGCAAAACTATATTGCTATAAGACTGGCAGACACCTACCTGATGGAAGCTGAGGCATTGGGAGGCTCAGGGGCAAGAGCCCAGGTCTTGTTGGATGCAGTAAGATCTAGAGTAGGATTGTCATCTATCCCTGCTACATTACAGGCTGTTAAAGATGAAAGAAGAAGAGAACTTGCAGGAGAAGGACACAGGTGGTTTGACCTTGTCAGATGGGGTGATGCTCCTGCGAAACTGGCAACAAGAGGATTTAAATCCGGTAAGAATGAAGTTCTTCCAATTCCGTTTAACGAACTGACAAATACAGCTTTAAAGCAAAACCCAGGCTACTAA
- a CDS encoding sugar MFS transporter, translating into MTAKLSQISLPLKLTFLIFSMVLNCMGIVILQLSEAKITYEKLGLLESFKDLPIAFISLFAVNFISKTGTKKALISALVIVGICSCLLPFIEDFWFYKVWFAIIGTCFAVGKICVFGIIRNNISDEKSLAKMMNSVEATFMVGIFVVNTGFGWLISSRYSEFWKFGFLSISILCAITIFLFLKLDISEAKKSESKSLISELSAFAKPATILFLAVVFFIVFVEQGFNSWLPSFYKNHLNVNSFFALQATSFLALFSYAGRTVTANIIQRFSLSRYYILCISLIILILLIILGIQYFDSVNSTVILFLFPVIGLFLSPLYPVINSKMIAKVDKEKINLFTSLIVIFSSLGSSVSSIIMSVLFGKQLLNYYPLYILLAVSVLFTVSLIYFRLAGKKI; encoded by the coding sequence ATGACGGCTAAGCTTTCCCAAATCTCTCTTCCCTTAAAACTGACCTTTCTTATCTTTTCAATGGTCTTGAACTGCATGGGTATTGTAATTCTTCAACTTTCGGAAGCAAAGATCACCTACGAAAAGTTGGGTCTTTTAGAATCATTCAAGGATCTTCCAATCGCTTTTATTTCACTTTTCGCAGTGAATTTCATCAGTAAAACCGGCACTAAAAAAGCTTTGATTTCTGCGCTGGTTATTGTCGGTATCTGTTCGTGTCTGCTTCCGTTTATAGAAGATTTTTGGTTTTACAAGGTCTGGTTTGCAATTATCGGGACTTGTTTTGCGGTCGGAAAAATCTGTGTTTTTGGGATTATCAGGAATAATATTTCAGATGAAAAGTCCCTTGCGAAGATGATGAATAGTGTAGAAGCAACATTCATGGTGGGAATCTTTGTGGTCAATACAGGCTTTGGATGGTTAATCTCGAGCCGTTATTCGGAATTTTGGAAATTTGGTTTTCTTTCCATATCCATACTTTGCGCAATTACTATATTTTTATTCTTAAAGCTAGATATTTCAGAAGCCAAAAAATCTGAAAGCAAGAGTCTTATTTCGGAACTTTCAGCATTTGCCAAACCGGCTACCATACTATTCCTTGCTGTGGTTTTCTTCATCGTTTTTGTGGAACAAGGGTTTAATTCATGGTTACCTTCTTTTTATAAAAATCACCTGAATGTCAATTCATTCTTTGCTTTACAGGCTACTTCTTTTCTCGCTCTTTTTTCTTATGCCGGAAGAACAGTAACGGCGAATATCATCCAAAGATTTTCATTATCCAGATACTATATTTTATGCATCTCTTTAATTATTCTAATCCTTTTGATTATTTTAGGAATCCAGTATTTTGATTCTGTAAATTCTACCGTAATCTTGTTTTTATTCCCGGTAATCGGACTCTTCCTTTCACCGCTCTACCCTGTCATCAATTCAAAAATGATTGCAAAGGTTGACAAAGAAAAAATCAACCTGTTTACTTCCCTAATTGTGATTTTTTCGTCTCTAGGCAGCTCTGTCAGTTCTATTATTATGTCTGTTTTGTTTGGAAAACAACTCCTAAACTATTATCCGCTGTACATATTACTGGCTGTTTCTGTGCTTTTTACAGTGAGTTTAATATATTTTAGGCTTGCAGGAAAGAAAATATAG
- a CDS encoding NUDIX domain-containing protein, with the protein MKIKDTKNKETLQELIDTKDFVAHVSVDCTIFGFHNNILKVLLLKYHDLDLWSLPGGFVFNDEDLREAAARVLYERTHLQDLFLKQFHTFGRIDRTENNVHQILLNNKGIEVPKDHWIFQRFITVGYCSLIDFSIANTFPDAFNESCEWFEVNNLPKMAFDHDRVIETGLEYLRMNINTEVAASNLLPEKFTMKDLQSLYETILGQKFRRNNFQRKILSLNILDRLEKLYDGSANKAPYLYKFKTKVHNSANQYPISNDEES; encoded by the coding sequence ATGAAAATCAAAGACACAAAAAACAAAGAAACCCTTCAGGAACTTATTGATACAAAAGATTTTGTAGCGCATGTATCTGTTGACTGCACGATATTTGGTTTTCACAATAATATTTTGAAGGTTTTGCTTTTAAAATATCATGATCTGGATCTGTGGTCGCTCCCAGGTGGATTTGTTTTTAACGATGAAGATCTCCGTGAAGCCGCTGCCAGAGTTTTATATGAAAGAACCCATCTTCAGGATCTTTTCCTAAAGCAGTTCCACACTTTTGGAAGAATAGACCGTACGGAGAATAATGTCCACCAGATTCTTCTCAATAATAAAGGAATTGAGGTTCCCAAAGATCACTGGATCTTCCAGAGATTCATTACTGTAGGCTACTGCAGCCTGATCGATTTTTCAATTGCCAATACTTTTCCGGACGCTTTTAATGAAAGCTGTGAATGGTTTGAGGTAAATAATCTGCCTAAAATGGCTTTCGATCACGACAGGGTCATAGAAACAGGCCTTGAATATCTTCGTATGAATATTAATACGGAAGTGGCTGCCAGCAATCTTCTTCCTGAAAAATTTACCATGAAAGATTTACAGTCACTTTATGAGACTATTTTAGGTCAGAAATTCAGGAGAAATAATTTCCAGCGTAAAATATTAAGCTTAAATATTCTGGACAGACTGGAGAAACTATATGATGGATCTGCGAACAAAGCTCCATATCTGTATAAGTTCAAAACTAAGGTACATAATTCTGCCAATCAGTATCCTATCTCTAATGACGAGGAATCTTAG
- a CDS encoding TonB-dependent receptor encodes MNLRISRSLGLVAVLYFTANFSAQTTTVNDTVPKENKIEEVVMIGYGSQKKSNVTGAISSVKAKDIENVPAGRPEQVLQGRAAGVTVISNSGQPGSKATIRVRGITSFGAGSNDPLWVVDGIVVDNIGWLNQSDIEGMEILKDGASAAIYGVSAAKGVVLITTKKGVKGRLNVSYNGFLGVGSASKKLDLLNAAQYATIINEANVNDGRNPVFANPSGYGQGTDWQKEIFNSAQRTSHEFSISGGNDKSTYYSSFGYYDQEGIVMRDISYYKRLNARLNSNHKIFDFLTVGQTFAYTHTKSQGINENGEFGGPLSSAINMDPLTPVVVTDPAMLATNPYNNPDIMGSLVRDENGNPYGISSRVNKEMSNPIAFKKTQMGRYKWSDDMVANVFAELKFNKNFTFKSSMNGKLSYWGEQAFTPKYYLGPANKTDFNNLFRQTDKKFEWSTENTLTYQNKFGEHNLNVLLGQGYYEYNISSGQNTTYKNLPTNNWEDASFNFEIPQTDRLTNAWDGKETHKTSYFARVVYDYNNKYLFTGTIRRDGSSKFARDYHWGNFPAMSLGWNLSNESFWPENKVVNSFKLRGGYGILGNDAIDDFQFANFLSPGSNYTFGDNIIHIGYAPSTLENPELRWEKTSQINIAADIKLFRNFDLSVDVYRKKSTDILRRIELPGYLGLVKDPWRNIGDMNNDGIEVTLGYKKSWGDFGFSANGNFSYLKNEITRLEGDKLYVPFASFQSMGAVSRLQVGSSYGAFYGFQNLGVFQNQAEVNAYKDGSGNLIQPNAKPGDFKRLDANGDGKIDENDYVNLGNSVPKYTFGLTLNMNYKNFDVMIFAQGQAGNKIFQGLRRLDIQDANYQTTILDRWTGEGTSNMVARVTQDDPNQNYTRMSNYYLQKGDYLRLKLVQVGYTLPVEVAKTIGANKIRFYVTGENLVTFTKYTGYDPEIAGNDTFGVDRAYYPQARTFLFGANVQF; translated from the coding sequence ATGAATCTAAGAATATCAAGAAGTCTGGGATTGGTTGCCGTGCTGTATTTTACAGCCAATTTCAGTGCGCAGACTACTACGGTAAACGATACCGTTCCGAAAGAGAATAAAATAGAGGAGGTGGTAATGATTGGTTACGGCAGCCAGAAAAAAAGCAATGTGACAGGAGCTATTTCCAGCGTTAAAGCAAAGGATATTGAAAATGTGCCGGCTGGAAGACCCGAGCAGGTTCTTCAAGGAAGGGCAGCAGGTGTCACAGTGATTTCAAATTCGGGACAGCCCGGTTCAAAAGCTACCATCCGTGTCCGTGGTATTACCAGTTTTGGAGCAGGAAGTAACGACCCTCTATGGGTAGTGGATGGAATTGTAGTTGACAACATTGGATGGCTGAATCAGTCTGATATTGAAGGGATGGAAATTCTTAAGGATGGAGCCTCTGCTGCTATCTACGGAGTTTCTGCAGCAAAAGGAGTGGTTCTGATTACAACTAAAAAAGGGGTAAAAGGACGTCTTAATGTTTCTTATAACGGATTTCTAGGTGTTGGAAGTGCCTCTAAAAAACTCGACTTACTCAATGCAGCTCAATATGCAACAATTATTAATGAAGCCAACGTAAACGACGGACGTAATCCTGTTTTCGCCAATCCTTCAGGTTATGGGCAAGGAACAGATTGGCAAAAAGAAATATTTAATTCGGCGCAGCGTACCTCTCACGAGTTCAGCATCAGCGGAGGGAATGATAAATCTACTTATTACTCTTCATTTGGTTACTATGATCAGGAAGGTATAGTAATGAGAGATATTTCTTATTATAAAAGACTGAATGCAAGACTGAATTCAAATCATAAAATATTTGATTTTTTAACGGTAGGGCAGACCTTCGCTTATACACATACGAAATCCCAGGGGATTAATGAAAATGGAGAATTTGGAGGCCCACTAAGTTCGGCTATAAATATGGATCCGCTTACGCCTGTAGTAGTCACTGATCCTGCTATGCTTGCTACAAATCCATATAACAATCCCGATATTATGGGATCACTTGTACGGGATGAAAATGGAAATCCATATGGAATTTCAAGTCGTGTAAACAAAGAAATGTCTAACCCAATTGCGTTTAAAAAAACACAGATGGGAAGATACAAATGGAGTGATGATATGGTAGCAAATGTATTTGCTGAATTAAAATTCAACAAAAACTTCACTTTTAAGTCAAGTATGAATGGGAAATTATCCTATTGGGGTGAACAGGCTTTTACCCCTAAATATTATTTAGGACCTGCCAATAAGACTGATTTTAATAATTTATTCAGACAGACCGATAAAAAATTTGAATGGAGTACAGAAAATACGCTTACTTATCAGAATAAGTTTGGGGAGCATAACTTAAACGTATTGCTAGGGCAGGGATATTATGAGTACAATATCTCTTCGGGTCAGAATACAACGTATAAGAATCTTCCTACCAACAACTGGGAAGATGCATCATTTAACTTTGAGATTCCTCAAACAGACAGGTTGACCAACGCTTGGGACGGAAAAGAAACCCATAAAACTTCTTATTTCGCAAGGGTTGTATATGACTATAACAATAAATATCTATTTACAGGAACAATACGAAGAGACGGGTCCTCAAAATTTGCCAGAGATTATCACTGGGGAAATTTCCCGGCAATGTCTTTGGGGTGGAATTTATCCAACGAGAGCTTCTGGCCTGAAAATAAAGTTGTCAACAGCTTCAAGCTAAGGGGTGGATACGGAATTTTGGGGAATGATGCTATTGATGATTTTCAGTTTGCCAATTTCTTGTCTCCAGGAAGCAACTATACCTTTGGTGATAATATTATTCATATCGGATATGCACCAAGTACATTAGAGAACCCTGAACTGAGATGGGAAAAGACATCGCAAATCAATATAGCAGCTGATATCAAGCTTTTTAGAAATTTTGATTTATCTGTGGATGTTTACAGAAAGAAAAGTACAGATATCTTAAGAAGAATTGAACTTCCCGGTTATTTGGGGCTTGTAAAAGATCCATGGAGAAATATTGGTGATATGAACAATGATGGGATAGAAGTTACTTTAGGATATAAAAAGTCCTGGGGGGATTTCGGATTTTCTGCTAATGGAAACTTCAGTTACCTTAAAAATGAAATTACCAGACTGGAAGGAGACAAGTTATATGTGCCCTTTGCATCGTTCCAGTCAATGGGTGCTGTTTCAAGGCTGCAGGTGGGATCTTCCTATGGAGCATTCTATGGATTTCAGAATTTAGGTGTTTTCCAGAATCAGGCAGAAGTTAATGCTTACAAAGATGGTAGCGGAAACCTGATCCAGCCTAATGCAAAACCAGGAGACTTCAAAAGGCTGGATGCTAACGGAGACGGGAAGATCGATGAGAATGATTATGTAAACCTTGGAAATTCAGTTCCGAAATACACTTTTGGTCTTACTCTAAATATGAATTACAAAAACTTTGATGTAATGATATTTGCACAAGGTCAAGCAGGAAACAAAATTTTCCAAGGGTTAAGAAGACTTGATATTCAGGATGCCAATTACCAGACAACAATCCTGGACAGATGGACTGGAGAAGGGACATCAAATATGGTAGCAAGAGTCACTCAGGATGATCCTAACCAGAATTATACAAGAATGTCTAATTACTACCTTCAAAAGGGTGATTATCTTCGTCTTAAATTGGTACAGGTGGGTTATACACTTCCGGTAGAAGTTGCAAAAACCATTGGAGCAAATAAAATAAGATTCTATGTTACAGGTGAGAATCTTGTAACATTTACAAAATACACAGGCTATGATCCGGAAATTGCCGGAAATGATACATTTGGTGTGGATAGAGCATATTATCCGCAAGCAAGAACATTCCTTTTTGGTGCTAACGTTCAATTTTAA